The Glycine soja cultivar W05 chromosome 15, ASM419377v2, whole genome shotgun sequence region GCTGTAGTTGTGGGAAATGATGTTCAGGACATTGAAAACCATGAGGAAGTACATGTTATGGAGCAGCATACTGAGACAATTGAAGATGTAGACCAAGGTGAGAGATTGGATTCTCAACAGAGTATTCGAAGTGATGAACTTCTTGGTCGGGGACATAGAATCAAGAATCCCTCTACACGTCTGAAGGATCATGTCACACACACTGCGACTGTAAGCCTCTCGACCAGTTCACCACTTCATTCAAAATCCTCAGGTACGCGTTATCCCATTGCACATTTTATTAATTGTGACAAATTTTCTATACAACACTGTGCTTTCTTGGCAGCAATTACTGCAGGGTATGAGCCAAATTCTTTTGCCGAGGCTGTTAAGGATGAGAAATGGCGAAATGCCATGAAGGAAGAAATTCAAGCTTTGGAGGACAATGGTACATGGACAACCGAAGATTTACCACTGGGAAAGAAAGCTATAGGATGCAAATGGATCTATAAGATCAAATATAATTCAGATGGGTCTATTGAGCGCCACAAAGCAAGATTGGTTATTCATGGCAACAGACAAGTTGAAGGCGTTGACTATAATGAGACATTTGCTCCCACGGCAAAGATGGTGACAGTTCGAACATTTTTAGCCATTGCGGCAGCCAAGAACTTCCAActacatcaaatggatgttcgCAATGCGTTCTTTCACGGAGACTTAGAGGAAGAAGTGTATATGAAATTGCCTCCTGgctttgaaaagaaatctcccGGTAAGGTGTGTCGCCTTCGAAAATCtttgtatggtttgaaacagACCCCTAGATGTTGGTTTGCTAAATTGTCGGATGCCTTGAAAACTTATGGCTTCGAACAGTCCTACTCTGATTATTCTCTTTTCATGTTGCGTCGCCGTAACACCGAGCTGTATGTCTTggtgtatgttgatgatatagttATATCAGGAAATCAAAGTGATGCTATACATAAATTCAGGGATTATTTGGGCCACTGTTTCCACATGAAAGACCTTGGAAAGTTGAAATATTTCCTTGGCATTGAGGTTGCTCGGAATGCTACATGTATTTTTCTCTCGCAAAGAAAATATGCATTGGATTTGATATCTGATTGCGGACTACTAGGAGCAAAGCCTGCGACCATTCCTATTGAACAAAATCATCAATTGGCCCTTGTTGAAGGGGAGGGCATCAAAGATCCAACTGGATATAGGAGTCTCATTGGACGACTTATCTATTTGACTATTACTCACCCTGAGTTGTCGTATTGTGTTCACATCCTCGCTCAATTTATGCAGGCTCCAAAGATTGAGCATTGGAATGCAGCTCTTCGGGTTGTTCGGTACCTAAAAGGCAATCCCGGTCAAGGGATTCTTCTAAGAACTGATTGTGATTTGCGCTTGTATGGCTACTGCGACGCAGACTGGGCAGGCTGTCCCCTCACTAGACGATCTTTGACAGCTTATTTTGTGATGTTGGGTAGTTCCCCCATCTCTTGGAAGACTAAGAAGCAAACTACAGTGTCTCGATCTTCGGCCGAAGCTGAGTACCGCTCCATGGCTGCAGCTACTTGCGAACTCAAGTGGTTGAAAGGATTGTTGAGCTCTCTTGGTGTTGAGCATACTGATCCTATGCAACTTTATTGTGACAGCCAATCTGCCCTTCATATTGCTAATAATCCGGTCCTCCATGAGCGTACGAAACACATTGAAGTTGATTACCATTTTGTGCGAGATGAAATTGTCAAGGGTAGCATCCAACCTTTGTATGTTCACACTTCTAAACAACTAGTTGATATCTTAACAAAGGCTCTAGGAAAACGTCAATTTGACTCTTTGCTGTCCAAGTTGGGCGTTCTTCATCTCCACGCTCCAACTTGAGGGGGGGTATTAGGATAATATTGGAAACTTAAGATAGAAAATCAAAATGGGTCTGATACTTATTTGCTGTCATTATTAAGGTGTAGTTATTTGCTTTCAATTCTATTTTCCATTTTTCAAGGATTTAGTGTAATTATCCTAGGAAGAGCAAGCGGTGTGCTTTGTGTATATAAATCAGTCTTTGTGCATCAATACAATATACAAAATTCTGCCTCATCATATTCTTTTAAACACTCTTTATTGTGTTACAATGACCCCCCAAATAGGTCTTCAATTTAGTTTTATATGGACTTAAAGCTTTTCCAGTGTCTAGATCAACATGAACTAGTAATCTCTCCAATCAAGTGCCTAATAATCAATCTTCTGAGTCGTGTGAATTATTTACTCCTCCTTAAGGTAGACTCTGAAGGAGCTGACTTGACAGAAGGAGAGTTCGATATGtctattcaaacaaaaaaacaattaaggtCAATAGCaagtaaacaaaattaataaattataaatattaaaataaatatattgaaaaaatgattagattattaattaataacattaatattacttatatataacacaattaaataagaatattctTCCATAAGCcttcgtaatgatcatgataatTTGTATGTACGTCATCCTGTTCATTTTCTTCGATAATAGTAGGCATGCATGTGTGGAGAAAGGAGTCacacaaattttcattttattggaCTAATACTTATCATGTGATTCAAATCTACCTTTTAACTTTATCAATATATatctttgcttataaaaaaaaaaaggtcgaATCAGGTGTCCTAAACATTCTTAATTAACATAAGAATGTTTACTAACGGACAAACTTTTTGAATCTAAACACAATGTCCTGAGAGAAGATTATTCAGGTTTGAGCTTCACGtaacacaacaaataggaaGACACTGCAAATTCAACTTAGTAAGTGATAGTCAGAATTAAGCGACTAATTAAGGCTTTTTATCTAGTGTTTGATCTGAGTCAAACATGTGCTTATTTGTCAAATGATGAGTGCGAAAATCCGGGAAGAAACCAAGTGTAAACAAGATTGAGAATgcggttttcaatttcaatgtctCCAAAAGCTAAGCCAAGAAGCGGCGCTCTATacctttttttggatttttgtttATAAGATTGCGCAAAAACTGGTTCATGAGGTACTCGATCGCGTTCTGGCTGCTCCAAGTGATCCATGCCACCAAAGCATGCATATCAATTTGGTAGTTTGAGgtgcattataataatattattattttaactaagGTTTTAAATATCCTTTTATCATGTTTATTGATATCGTGACGAATTACAGACAAATGTAACCAACACATGCAGGTTTAATTATGATCATGTTACGATTACAAACACTTaaatcttcttgatgttgtggcaCAAAATTACGGTCGTAGAAAACCTTGAATTTATGACATGTTCTGTTGCATTGCAATTAACAGCTATACTTCTCTACTACTGAGGAAGAAAACATAAACTTGTATCCAAAGTGATTTTCAAGAAAATCAACTTCATGCTGACGGGGACTACGTTACTTTGATCAATTTTTACACGAATATAGTGTAAACTTACATCACAACTAATCAAAGTTAAagatatttataacataacttTAACACCGACTTTAATATAGATCTTAGCATTAATTTAACTTATCTTGTGTTTTTTATTAGTTGTGTCCTTATACTAATTGACAAAGACATGATAGGCGATAAAATTGTCACCATTTATAAGACCTTTGTATAATaggaattattttttgtaacttaacaaaaaaaactaataaattgttGGTATAACCATTACAGATCTACACTAATAATATGATATGTATTGCATTAATATTTGATGTACTAATCAATACtctaaaatacttttaaatgtATTGCTGCATTCCTAGTTATGACAGACAGTATatatcaatttttctttatacaaaacAAAATTCTCTGTTAGCATGATGCATTTGTTAGTATAATCGTGTGATgtctatattaataatattgtttATGCTAGAAATGACTATACTAACAAAGACTAATGCAATATTAAATTGTTAGtacatgacattttttttttaggattatCTCCCTGTACTCTCATCATTTTTGTTGCCGGCTTCTAACACACTTTGTGCTAAGTTTGACTGcttattatcaattataatcatgcgtctttgttatatatatatatatatatatatatatatatatatatatatatatatatatatatatatatatatatataaatataatataatataaagggACATGATGGTTTTTAAGcgtgtatatatatagtcaTTGTATTGTACTCAAGGAAGTATTGTTCATCATTTTGTTCTGCAACTGTCACTATGGATGGTACTAATTAATAACTCTCATTCAGCTAGgagcaaaattaaaatttaattccttTATTATTAACCATCCAATATATCTATGTATAAATCCAACCAATCCGGTCCATCcacttataaaaagaaataatggaTTGGTTGGATTGGATCATCATTTATTAATGAATCATCTaatatacttttataatttatggGGTAAAGTAAATCCAAAGTTAATTGGTTGAGCACAAGCTTTTAAGGGACAATTAAGTTCTGAATGTATTTGGATATAAAAATGTGTATAAATAttgaactttattttataaatataatatttaaaaaatataatactgtATACTTTAAATGAATGGATTgaatatatattcataaaaaatgattaatgggttggattttttttttatcgaatgAATCGTAGatgaattagattttttaatacattattaaTGGATCATATATAAATGAATCAACAATTTCTTTTCAACTTAATCATAATTCAGCACGAAATTTCTTCGATCCATTCATTTGACACAAAGGCACCTGCATTCaccacacatcaaatattcaaattcaaactagGTATCCATTGTACCATTTCACAGCAAGAATTAGCTAGTTATGTATAGTTGTCCTTTGAATCAAGAACGTGTATCCCTCAACGCCATTCACACCTACACCAGACGAGGGCATGCATAGGATTCTCATATCTCTTAATTAAGccaaaaatattaatgttaaatGTAGTGTTCGTAAAGGTAACGGCACCAGCACTAGTAAGCAAGATGCATGTGTACACATAGTATAGtataatatttacaattaaCAAGAAGCTAGATAAAATGGTTATAAATGGTTCAATAAATTGGTAGCTAGGAATTAATTGTGATGGAGTTTGAAGAGGAAGTCACGTTATAATGAGAGGCCAAAGTCTTTATAATGAAggggcttttgatttttgattcaTTCATTACGTTCATCTGCGTGGTTGACCAGCTAAGTAGCATAGTGTGAGTGAATTTTTCATGTGCAATAAGAGTGGGGAGGTTGCGTGGGAATCCCTTTGGTGAATTTTGTGAGAGATCGATCAGTCACTGAAACAAAGCCTTCCAGATCCCGGTTTTGCACCTATTTTGTTATGAGGATTTATGTGACCGAGACCTTGAATTGTGTATTCTATGTTGGATCAGCACGTGTATAAGCCACGGACTTTAAGGAATTTTGCTTTCTCTCATAccctcttttttatgtttttataaccTTTAATTCTTATAAGTTTGTGCAAAAAATAGAATGGCAAACCCCACGCCATCCTTGTGACATTTTGGGCATATATTATCCACCTGACCACACACTAgaatttcaggaaaaaaaaatgtacttaaGCAGTATACTAACCAATTAGTAATTTTAACGGGATGTCAATACTCTTTCATTACTAGTTAATTTGTCAATCTCATCGTGTCATGAAAAGAAATTacacaaaattaacaataataagaaccattttattttattttctcgtaAACTTAAATAGTCAAATATATACTATGAAAGATcaagttaaatttatttatttttacattatatatgtgtgtgtgggcGCGTTTGTTTTTGAGAGAGGAATTATAGTCCGAATATTTCGATTGCAGCCAAAGTGATCAATCTGTTCTCAATGAAATTAAAgaatcatgaaaaaaaatccACATGACCCACTTTAAAATATTGCGAGCCTCTAGACAATAAGTATTAACAGAACCAAGGTGCCTGTCtatatatgttataaaattaaatatgatagaGTTGTTTGATATATATACAGACAATTTGTTGCCTTTAATCACCACATATTTTTCTGCTTCATTTCGGATACATATATGCTAAACAAGGAGTGTTGTTATATGGTTAAAATTACATTTGATCGTTAGATGCAGTCAGCATGTATGACAAAAGGTAATACGCATCTTTGGATCAGAAtaaatttcaagacaaaggtgtGGTCAAGGACATGTTATGTTATCCATGTATTGTGTACTAGCAAACAAATGTGGTCTCACGTAACCACACCAAATGTTCCCATCTTTTTCAATGGAACATagcaattaaaatataaagtataaaccagccagaaaataaggaaaaatagaaGTTAAAAGAGCAATAATTAGGGCAAAATTACACAAACTAGGTAGAAATTTTGTGAACTTTGTGGGGGCTTAAATGGTCATTTTTGTTTAGCTTGCTTTAGCTTGActaattcttctatttttattaccACCTAGGATCCGGAATCATGATGCACCATTCATAGGTAAGCTGCATCTCAATAACCCACAAGATTTAAATTGGTAATTAACTAATATTGCGTATGCTCTTTGCCAGAGAATTACGACTATATATACACATTGGTAGACTTGGAACTCCTAAGTTCGACACTTACACTGAATTTGATGcaaatttttcacttttttatgaACATGATTTCAAGGATAGCCGCTGGATCCTTATCCTTTGATTAGTTGACTGAAGCTTTACTAACGCTACGTACATTcataaagtaattaattatccttagtgtaaattaaaatatatagatatacaTAGCTAGCTCTTAACTGGCTTAAATTAAACCAGCCAAAAAGGAAGCACATGCTCACTTGTATAGGTTTCAGGATATAGTTTGGACTTGTGAATCATGATAGTACTtgcaaaataataacatattattattttgtaataacaAATGTATTACTATAGTCTTGtaagaataattattatattatttaataacattaaGATGCATGTATTAGGAATATTGGAATGAGCAGAAAATGCCCTCTATCTGTATCATTCTTCTTTGACTTTGACTAGTGCGCGTGATAGTGATCGAAGACGGATACATTTTCAtcttgtaattaaattaaggcacaaaaaaaaatatacaacaataaaataaaatccacccTTTAgctttaaatttacattttatataatatttggaaaaaaaaaacacatatatataaaggaaattAAATGAGGAAAAAACCAAAAGAAGTTACTGTGACTATATTATAGATTAGTGATTGATAGTTAAGCAGATTTTCTTCATTGTAATAAGGCGGAACATGGGAGGAAGGTCTCCCATTCAACGGACATTTACCAAAGCCTATTTTGTATACTATTCTTAATCTTACAATACAATGCATAATTGTCTGTatataatatacaaaataaattaccCACTTGAAAGTTTACAACATAACATGGGCCAAATGGTGTCAAGAACAAGCTCCATATGCTTCAATTTGCTTCTTATTAATAATGTACATTTATGATATCATCATAAGTCATAACACAGCTTGCTCAGTGtacttcataatttatttaattattcttcattttgtttcaggtaaatatataaataaaataaaataaagttgagtttttatatatttctgtGCCCATTCTTGGTTGTCAGTCCTTGTTTGTGAAGCTAGCAATATTTGCATTGATCCATtaatctctctttctctctctcattctctcttaAAACCCACGTCCGTGCCCTTGAAGCTAAGCAACAGTACAACCAAAGACTCCTCCAAGCTGTCTGTTTTCCTGTGTAGTTCTTTTGTCTGCTTTCCTTTGTCCTTGAGAGGGTTTCATTTTTTTGCGTATCACAAAAGGTTTGTTTcctaattttttctcttctttttggcATCACTTCTTTGTGTGTCATGAAACCATTTTCTTGCTTagttgattttctttctttctttctttctttttttgtttactccTGGCTTCCTTTGTTTGCGCCTTGCTTTATTACATAATTTCAGAAACCCTTTTTGGATAGTAGTGCTTGATTATATCTcttatctctttcttaattcaCAATTTCCTTTTCCTTATAGCTCTTGTTTTAGTTAggttaatttgaaaaagatgtgtgtgtgtgtgtgcggtTCAAACAGAAAATTATGTTAGGACAGAAGCAACGAGGGTTTGATTTGTGTGCCTTATGGTTCTTCACTTCTTCCTTTAATTTCCATCAACTTAGTTATCAGATAAtggagttatatatatatatatatatatatatatatatatatatatatatatatatatatatatatatatatatatatattaaatagagTTAATATTGAACGTTTTTGACATATATAATTGCATACAAAACCATATCAAGATGTGAAGATGAAGACTGATaactttttctctttcatttttcttcttggaACAATGCTTAGCCCTTTTTATGCACGTAACAGTTGGAGGAAACGacttgtttttgttatttattgaaATCAATCCATGGATATGAGCATACATATTCCTCTCTTTCTGCTGTTTCTAAGGAACTGTGTTCTAACGTATATACTACATGGTGATGTAACTAGAGGGAACGAAGCAtggacaaatatatttttttttctagttactGTTCTAATAATTTGTAAGCTGTTCAACATCATGGAATATATAAAAGGTCTAGATATTCTGAAACTGAAACTGCTCAGCAACCAGGGACTTGGTCTGAAAAGTTAACTATCTAGCTTTTCTTTTAGATTCTTCCTAGGGTTAGCACTCAGATTTAGATTCCTTGTGTCAGGAAATGTCCCCTATTATGCATGGAGAAGGTTTTACATCCAATATGCTCATTAGTTTCctttgtttatataaatttatgatgtGTACAATTCTTACTTTTTGTCTTTGATTTTGATCTACAGAATTCTGGTTTACATATAGCAGTGTACCTAAACAATGGTCTTGgagaatattaaataattttctaagctcctccatgtttaatttatttattttatggtcAAAAAGTAACTTTTTGACAGTGAATATGAAGAACTTACATGATCTCGAGATTAACAATCTTAGGCCATCATTTTTTGAATTTCTACACCATGGACTACTAGTATGTTCATACcttcatgaaaaataaaaccgTTTCATATACCCTTCTATAAGCAACGTACCCCTGATTTAATAAatgtatgtaattttatatcaaattaaattgtttatcaTCTAAATAGTAAATACCAATGGATCTTAATTTCTCTCTTGTTCAGGTAACAGAGTCAAAACCCTGCAAAAAGTACAAAATGATGCCAGGCAATGGACAGTTAACTGTTCCTCCGGGCTTCAGGTTCCACCCTACTGATGAGGAGCTTCTCTACTATTATCTGAGGAAGAAAGTTTCTTATGAAGTCATTGATCTTGATGTCATAAGAGAAGTAGATCTCAACAAACTTGAGCCTTGGGACCTCAAAGGTACACAAAACATTCATAATAAAAGAGATATATAGTTGGTCTATATTTCATTGTCACATGTTATGATACAACTAATATTAAAGAAATAGTTGGTCTATACACTATAGGAGCTACAACTGTTTTTTTGAAAGCTTCTCTACaagaaataaagtttttttcaatAGAAAACTCTCAAAAACACTTCTAGCTTTGTATCTAAACAGGCTTATAATATGCTTAAATTAATACAGATAAAATCATAAATCCAtgcatatatgatatatccttCCCTTTGTACTATTCTTCTATCTAGGGTTTTATTATCATGGAAAGAAAGACATAGACTTGTTAGCCTTGAAGGTTATAATACTTCTTGAGTTTTTTGTAGCATGAACTAGTTAACATATGTTGATGCTTCTTTTCAGATAAGTGTAGGATTGGATCAGGGCCTCAGAATGAGTGGTATTTCTTCAGCCATAAGGACAAGAAATACCCAACAGGAACCAGAACAAATCGAGCAACTACAGCTGGTTTTTGGAAAGCAACTGGAAGAGACAAGTCCATATACCACACTAATTCCAAGAGGATTGGCATGAGGAAAACCCTAGTTTTCTACACTGGTCGTGCTCCTCATGGCCAGAAGACTGAttggatcatgcatgagtatcgccttgatgaagatgatgctGATGTTCAAGTGAGAAAAccacacatacacatacactTCAATTATAGATGTCCATTCTCTTGATCTTTAGATTAAGGGCACATTTTTGACAAAAATTTTACTTGAGTATTTACTTggttagaatttattttatgaaagtttattcataagcatgataaatatgattaaaataagCTTAAAATAGTTTATAAGGTCATGAAGCCATTTTCAAAACCTAAATAAACATTGTAATTGAAAACTTTCAAACATcctttaaattattgatttgaaGCAATTAAGTTCATTGTATTCTTTAGTGAAACATGACAGTATTTGCTGAGAGCAGTGATTTTTGGAAACTCCACTTTTTCAAACACCTAATTAACACTTATCATTTGTTTCCTCTTTTTATCACTTCATATCACTTTAATCACATATAGTTCAAATAACACTCGTACGGATCCAACTTAATTTCCAGATAATGACAAAGTGTTTTCATGTGTTTAATTTCTTGCAGGAAGATGGGTGGGTGGTATGCAGGgtcttcaaaaagaaaaaccaaagcCGAGGTTTCCAACAAGAACTTGAAGAAGAAGAGCACTTAACCACCCACATGAGAGCAAGTGGTCCATGCCAGGTTCTAGAGCAGAAGCATCTTCACATGCAAGGAGGACCATATGATCATTACAACTTTGATGGGACAATGCACCTCCCACAGTTGTTCAGTCCAGAATCAGCTATTGCACCACCTACAAATTCTTCCTTGGCCTTATCCATGAATGCCATGGACATCCTTGAGTGCTCTCAAAACCTGTTGAGGCTCACAACCACTGGCTGTGGACTTAATCTTATGCAGCAACAACAAGAAGAGAGGTTCAGTGGTGACTGGTCTTTCTTGGACAAGCTACTAGCATCACACCATGGCATGGATCAAAGCAAATGTAACCCTCCTACTAATCATCATGCTGCAACTGCTGTGGGCACTTCTGCTCAAAAATTCCCATTTCATTACCTTGGCTGTGACACCACCCATGATATCATGAAATTTTCCAAGTAGGAAGGGATATTGCATTTTAATGTGTTATTATACTTAAGGTGATCATGAGGTGAGAAATATTTGGTTTCTAAGTATGTGTAATATGTAGCACCTTGTTAGATACTCATTGAGATTCCACtcattaatttagttatttctTGAGTGTCAATTGTATATATGTCTATGATATCTTTTACGTTTAATTACATGCTATCACGAAGTATCTTAGTGCATGGGGTACCCTAATTATCCTTGTTACACAAACTATTTTGGATAAGCGAACACAATTAAGGATACTCTAATCTAGCTttctacaaaataaaaacacactTCCTATCCAACTCATAATTATATTCTAACTCATACACCAATTTCAGATTGGGGTACCTTTCTCATTCTAGCACCAAACCTATATGACATGAGCTAACCTCAAATCCATCACTATATATAACGAAGTCACACCAACCATTTAAGGAAAAATTTCATTCCAAAAGTGATCATATACGGACCAAAGTATAGCATTCCAAATCACCTTCTAAAGCTTTCTTCCCACCCACACCTCCTTTAAAAAAGGCCTGAAATTTCAGATAATGCTCAAATAAGTTATGGGGAGTCAGAAAAACAATACTGATCCaattgtttataatataataagccAACTTAGTCCAAAATATACAGTCTGCCGATAACAATTAGAAGAAACTTAACTATTAGTATTAGATATTGGAAGGTAAATACATCCAAACACATGCACGAATGAAAACTATAAATCTGAACTGGATAAGTATAACAAAACAATGATaatcaaaaagaaaagtcaATTGATAGTGACATAATTACTTAAAGAattatgtactttttttttaatttttcttattaaaatattacataatGGTTTATATTTCCAGTTCTCATTTATTACAATAAAAGAAAGTTCTTATTTGATATGTACATATATAGAGAGGCTCCTGtaaaaatacttaattactgttataaataaaaactataaatatagactattaaatcatattttaatgatgaatatattaaaagaaaaatatacataattttttaagtagtCATCTAATCACCAacttataatattaatcattCATATAAAAGTATGATCTAAATTTATAGATATCATCAACCAAATATTTTCATAGTAGTCATCCCTTATATATATGGGGCATATATATCAAGTGAGAAATGACAACTATATATTtgagtaatataattatatataagtgATCAAGATTATAAGTTAATGGTCACACGATCACTTAAAAAAGTCTCACAtgaaacatcttttaattttcattattcaaatataatttaatggttTATGAGTGTGTTTCGAATAACGTCCACTCACTGCATGAACTACAAGAATCACATCGACATATACTCTGATGAAGCTGAAGCTActtcttcatattttttatggatGTGGAGGGTGGCAATCTGCGTTCCAAATGAAGTTCCGAACACGGGCACtctatatttatagtttttgttTCCCACTTTAAGAAGATATCTTatgtagaatttttttaagctaaatttttaaatttagaataaaGAAAATTCTTAGGGTTACTCTACCCGTCTAAGTCTTATAATGTCATATTTACTTATCTTTAACTgttaagaataaaagaaaattaagagtgAGAATGACATTATTCTTCAAGTAACTTGATTTATCCTTCTATACACACGGTATATGTCTAGTTGACTACTTAAGATAATATACATTCTAGATCTGTATTTTTTGGGCTGATATTGATGCACCCTAGTGCTCTCTATATGTACATTCTTcgcttatcaaaataaataaataaatacatcatATAACTAACCTGCAGGCAATTCCATAGcttgtatttaattatattttttatgtttcactAATATGCAAGAATATGTCTGTCTATTTCGAAAGTGACAAtgataaaaaagacaaaaatcaaaaaataggtGGAATTCAACATCtcattaactcttttttttttttatatttctctctttttatcatATTGTAAATcctatcatgtttataaattttttttcttttttaactctCTCTGGATATAAGGATGTTTATCAAAGATTGTTCTGACAAGCTAGATGCAGAAAATGTGTATCCAAGCAACATTGTACTGGACCTTGTGCTTATCTAATTGGAGAAATATGAAGTGGTCTAAGCACGCGATGAAAACTCCATCTATTCGTACAAAGAAGACACGACGTTACACTAATTCTGAGTGACTCatcaaaaatgtttttcaaacatATCATCAATTTTAGAGACAAACAGCTGAAATAATCTGTACCActccttttttaaaattcaatcttaATTGGGCCTAATAGTGGCTGCTAGAAGTTTTGATTTTCATGAGAGGAGTGGATATGCTAATGCCTTGTAAAGAATATGGTGGCTTACTATTCTTGTACATTATATTGATCCAAAGGTCACcatctataatttttataaataagagaaagataaatatttattttgatcccTAGAGATATAAGATGATGACATATTAGtcctagaaaattaaaaaattaaaaatttaatcattaaatatgtaaaaagtaTAACA contains the following coding sequences:
- the LOC114387350 gene encoding NAC domain-containing protein 76-like, with the protein product MMPGNGQLTVPPGFRFHPTDEELLYYYLRKKVSYEVIDLDVIREVDLNKLEPWDLKDKCRIGSGPQNEWYFFSHKDKKYPTGTRTNRATTAGFWKATGRDKSIYHTNSKRIGMRKTLVFYTGRAPHGQKTDWIMHEYRLDEDDADVQEDGWVVCRVFKKKNQSRGFQQELEEEEHLTTHMRASGPCQVLEQKHLHMQGGPYDHYNFDGTMHLPQLFSPESAIAPPTNSSLALSMNAMDILECSQNLLRLTTTGCGLNLMQQQQEERFSGDWSFLDKLLASHHGMDQSKCNPPTNHHAATAVGTSAQKFPFHYLGCDTTHDIMKFSK